Within the Miscanthus floridulus cultivar M001 chromosome 17, ASM1932011v1, whole genome shotgun sequence genome, the region TACGTGTAAGCGTAACTCATGAGTACTGAGATACTGAGGACGAGTCGATCGGCCTGTCCTGCGATGCACGAGCACGAACATGGATCCAtatatcgtcgtcgtcgtcgtcaatgGATGCATGCTCCCGGGACGGTCCACTTGGCCTGGTGCCTGGCCCAGTGCGGCATGGCGGTGTAGTTCTTCCAGTCGTCGAGCACGGTCCTGAGGTCCGCGAGCTTGTTACGCAGGCCGACGCAGCAGTTGGCGTGCATGGTGCACACCTTGCCGAGATCCTTACCGTAGCTGCAGAAGCCGGCGACGAAGGCCGGGTCGATGTACTGCAGGCGCAGGCCGAGGTCGGCGACGAGCCCCTTCTTGATGGCGTTGAACACCGGCTGCTCGTTCTTCCCCGGGAACCTCTGCCTCGCCTCGTGCCACGCCGCCGTCATGGCGATCGTCCTGTTGTTGGGCTTGACGTGGAAGAGGCCCGTGTTGGGGAAGTTGTTGAGGTTGTCAGCGTCACCGAAGAAGACGTCGCTGGAGACGCTCATGTCCGCGTACGCCGTCACGTGCTTCAGCGGGTTCCGGAACCACAGCACGTCCACGTCCGTGAAGAGGAAGGCGTAGCCGAGCTGGAGCACGCGGCGCTGGAGCCTGAGCTTGCTCCACACCAGCTCCAGGTAGTCCTTGGAGAGGAAGAACTTGGCGGAGGCGAAGTCGACGCCGGGCAACGGCGCGTAGTGGTAGCAGTGACGGTGGAGGACGCGGCACCGCGCCATGGCGGCCGGGTCCATGGCCACGATGAGCACGTGGCGCAGCAGGGGCGCCGTGCCGTCGCCCACGCGGAAGCTCTCCAGGAACAGGTCCAGCAGCGACCCGGGCGCCGCCCACGCCTGGTTCACGCACGTCACGATCACCGTCCGGTCGTCCGCCGTCGCCGCCCGCGACACCGCCGCGGCAAGCCCGCGgaactcctcttcctcttcctccgccTCGCCGCTGGCCGCGCCCTGCTGACGTTATTATTCAGTTCTTAGCTCATGAGTAGTGAATTGTGTTGATTCGTTTTTCtacaaaaaagaaataaaaaagagaGTGAAACGTGCTTTGTTGTGGATttgttttttctttaaaaaaaatagtGATTTGGAGTAGCAGTAGACTTGATTCAGATCgcagcaaaagcagcaagaaaaaGGCGCCTAAAGTTGCAACGCTGGAGTAAGATGCAATTGATCGGGTCGATCAGGTATTCAGGTAGCTGCCAGTCTGCCACGTCGTCGTCGTGCGCTGTTCCCGAGGCCCGGACGCTGTGCCTATTCGGCCGCTGCCAACGGTAGATGACCGCACGGCAAATCCATCGATGATCAAATCGAACAGAAGAGAAAAATTGCGTGGCAGAATTGGACGAACAGCATGTCAGTCAGCATGCAGAACCTGATGATGAACCGCATGCATGCAGCAGAAGATTCTAAATTCATTAGTAGCTAGTATAATACATGTATGACCAACCTCTTTTCCGTGATTGGTGGTGGAATTGGGCGGCGGAAGGCGTGGAtcaccggcggcggcggtagtGGTAGCAGCAGGAGGCGGCGGCTTCGTGGCGGCGTTA harbors:
- the LOC136517423 gene encoding uncharacterized protein At1g28695-like isoform X2 — its product is MAKQQQQVSAGVEATGRQAASFLLGCVAALTVVLLLQRRPEELTRAPMVQFFGGTATRTSSSSSPAAASSSSSSSSSSSSSSSPPAAGEHAAHRQTTTNAATKPPPPAATTTAAAGDPRLPPPNSTTNHGKEGAASGEAEEEEEEFRGLAAAVSRAATADDRTVIVTCVNQAWAAPGSLLDLFLESFRVGDGTAPLLRHVLIVAMDPAAMARCRVLHRHCYHYAPLPGVDFASAKFFLSKDYLELVWSKLRLQRRVLQLGYAFLFTDVDVLWFRNPLKHVTAYADMSVSSDVFFGDADNLNNFPNTGLFHVKPNNRTIAMTAAWHEARQRFPGKNEQPVFNAIKKGLVADLGLRLQYIDPAFVAGFCSYGKDLGKVCTMHANCCVGLRNKLADLRTVLDDWKNYTAMPHWARHQAKWTVPGACIH
- the LOC136517423 gene encoding uncharacterized protein At1g28695-like isoform X1, translating into MAKQQQQVSAGVEATGRQAASFLLGCVAALTVVLLLQRRPEELTRAPMVQFFGGTATRTSSSSSPAAASSSSSSSSSSSSSSSPPAAGEHAAHRQTTTNAATKPPPPAATTTAAAGDPRLPPPNSTTNHGKEQGAASGEAEEEEEEFRGLAAAVSRAATADDRTVIVTCVNQAWAAPGSLLDLFLESFRVGDGTAPLLRHVLIVAMDPAAMARCRVLHRHCYHYAPLPGVDFASAKFFLSKDYLELVWSKLRLQRRVLQLGYAFLFTDVDVLWFRNPLKHVTAYADMSVSSDVFFGDADNLNNFPNTGLFHVKPNNRTIAMTAAWHEARQRFPGKNEQPVFNAIKKGLVADLGLRLQYIDPAFVAGFCSYGKDLGKVCTMHANCCVGLRNKLADLRTVLDDWKNYTAMPHWARHQAKWTVPGACIH